Proteins from one Thermococcus sp. M36 genomic window:
- a CDS encoding geranylgeranylglyceryl/heptaprenylglyceryl phosphate synthase, giving the protein MKLELGKVESYIHKKLEKEKLHFVLLDPDDTDPRTAGRIAEMSEKVGVDAIMVGGSTGAEGEVLDGVVRAIKESSGLPVILFPGSHGGISKYADAIFFMSLLNSTNPFFITGAQALGAFQVKRYGIEPIPMAYLIIEPGETVGWVGDAKPIPRHKPKIAAAYALAGQYLGMRLVYLEAGSGAPQPVPREMIALVKHVIDVPLIVGGGIRTAGQARAAAEAGADIIVTGTAVEKAGSLEKAREKLEELNGGIKG; this is encoded by the coding sequence ATGAAGCTGGAGCTGGGAAAAGTGGAGTCGTACATCCATAAGAAGCTTGAGAAGGAGAAGCTCCACTTCGTCCTCCTTGATCCCGATGACACTGACCCCAGGACCGCCGGAAGGATAGCTGAGATGAGCGAAAAGGTAGGTGTTGACGCAATAATGGTCGGCGGTTCGACCGGTGCGGAGGGGGAGGTTCTGGATGGTGTTGTGAGGGCGATAAAGGAGTCATCTGGCCTTCCAGTCATACTGTTTCCGGGTTCCCACGGGGGGATAAGCAAGTACGCAGATGCCATATTCTTCATGAGCCTGCTGAACTCAACCAACCCGTTCTTCATAACGGGCGCCCAGGCCCTGGGGGCTTTTCAGGTCAAGCGTTACGGGATAGAACCCATACCTATGGCGTACCTCATAATCGAGCCGGGCGAGACCGTCGGCTGGGTCGGGGATGCCAAGCCCATACCCCGGCACAAGCCGAAGATCGCAGCTGCCTACGCCCTGGCCGGCCAGTACCTCGGAATGCGCCTCGTCTACCTGGAGGCTGGAAGCGGGGCCCCCCAGCCGGTTCCGCGGGAGATGATTGCCCTCGTGAAACACGTCATAGACGTCCCCCTGATCGTGGGAGGGGGCATAAGAACCGCGGGACAGGCAAGGGCGGCAGCGGAGGCCGGGGCAGACATAATCGTCACGGGCACCGCGGTGGAAAAGGCAGGTTCGCTCGAAAAAGCCAGGGAAAAACTGGAGGAACTGAACGGAGGGATAAAGGGTTAA
- a CDS encoding helix-turn-helix domain-containing protein codes for MFIDPFVIRSINRSELRKRILFYLDEIYPTPTYLSEIARAVKSDPSNVKGALIGLGNRYNGHSSLVSLGLVEVVTEKGFKYYRLTEYGKQVVKLLKSYYPYYSRYT; via the coding sequence ATGTTCATTGACCCCTTTGTGATAAGATCCATCAACCGCAGTGAGCTGAGGAAGAGGATACTCTTCTATCTGGATGAGATCTACCCCACCCCCACATACCTCTCTGAAATAGCAAGGGCCGTCAAATCGGACCCGTCCAACGTGAAGGGAGCACTCATCGGGCTCGGAAACAGGTACAACGGACACAGCTCCCTGGTAAGTCTTGGTCTCGTCGAGGTCGTAACCGAGAAGGGCTTCAAGTACTACAGGCTCACAGAGTACGGGAAACAGGTTGTCAAGCTGTTAAAATCGTACTACCCGTATTATTCCAGGTACACGTGA
- a CDS encoding AMP phosphorylase, protein MKAKVRILDMYSGRYSVFINEKEARRAKLHPDDLVKIEAGKKTVYGSVVVSSLVGEGEIGVSRDILQLHNFSEGEVVTVVPTGTPESVRYIKKKMRGEKLRKVEIEAIVKDIVDRKLRDIEISSFVTSLEINGLDMDEIAALTIAMAETGDMLDIDRKPIMDVHSIGGVPGNKTNILVVPIVAAAGLTIPKTSSRAITSAAGTADVVEVFADVSFSLDEIKRIVEKIGACMVWGGALNLAPADDITIKAERALSIDPTGLMLASIMSKKYAMGSQYVLIDIPTGKGVKVETVDEARTLARDFIELGKRLGQYVEVAITYGGQPIGHTVGPALEAREALSALMTGKGPGSLIEKATGLAGILLEMGGVAPAGMGKKMAREILESGKAYQKMREIIEEQGGNPDIKPEEIPVGDKTYTFTAPTSGYITGIDNKAITGIARAAGAPEDKGAGLELYVKVGEKIKEGDPLFTIHAESEARLEQAIVFARRTDPIKIEGMVLQRIGNI, encoded by the coding sequence ATGAAGGCAAAGGTTAGGATACTCGACATGTACAGCGGCAGGTATTCAGTGTTTATAAACGAAAAGGAGGCCCGGAGGGCCAAGCTCCATCCCGACGACCTGGTGAAGATAGAGGCCGGAAAGAAGACCGTTTACGGCAGCGTTGTTGTGAGCAGCCTCGTGGGCGAGGGTGAAATCGGTGTCAGCAGGGACATACTCCAGCTCCACAACTTCTCCGAGGGCGAGGTGGTAACGGTAGTTCCCACTGGAACTCCAGAGAGCGTCCGCTACATAAAGAAGAAGATGCGCGGTGAGAAGCTCAGGAAGGTCGAGATCGAGGCCATAGTCAAGGACATAGTTGACAGGAAGCTCCGGGACATAGAGATAAGTTCCTTCGTAACGTCACTGGAGATCAACGGCCTAGACATGGACGAGATAGCGGCCCTGACGATAGCCATGGCCGAAACGGGCGACATGCTCGACATTGACAGGAAGCCCATCATGGACGTCCACAGCATCGGGGGCGTACCGGGCAACAAGACCAACATACTCGTCGTCCCGATAGTCGCCGCCGCGGGGCTGACGATACCCAAGACGAGCTCCAGGGCAATAACAAGCGCCGCGGGGACTGCTGATGTAGTCGAGGTCTTCGCCGACGTCAGCTTCTCTCTGGACGAGATAAAGCGCATAGTCGAAAAGATCGGTGCGTGCATGGTCTGGGGAGGGGCCCTCAACCTTGCCCCCGCCGACGACATAACGATCAAGGCTGAGCGTGCACTGAGCATAGACCCTACTGGATTGATGCTCGCGAGCATAATGTCCAAGAAGTACGCCATGGGCAGCCAGTACGTGCTTATTGACATACCCACAGGTAAAGGTGTCAAGGTCGAGACGGTTGATGAGGCGAGGACACTTGCAAGGGACTTCATTGAGCTCGGCAAGAGGCTGGGTCAGTACGTCGAGGTTGCCATAACCTACGGCGGCCAGCCGATAGGCCACACAGTCGGCCCGGCGCTTGAGGCGAGGGAGGCTCTGTCGGCCCTTATGACAGGGAAAGGCCCGGGGAGCCTTATAGAGAAGGCCACGGGGCTTGCAGGGATCCTGCTTGAAATGGGAGGCGTTGCTCCTGCTGGAATGGGTAAGAAGATGGCCAGGGAGATACTTGAAAGCGGAAAGGCCTACCAGAAGATGCGCGAGATTATCGAGGAGCAGGGCGGAAACCCGGACATCAAGCCGGAGGAAATACCCGTCGGCGACAAGACGTACACGTTCACAGCACCTACGAGCGGTTACATAACCGGCATTGACAACAAGGCCATAACGGGTATAGCCAGAGCCGCTGGGGCGCCGGAGGACAAGGGCGCCGGGCTGGAGCTCTACGTCAAGGTCGGCGAGAAGATCAAGGAGGGCGACCCGCTCTTCACGATACACGCCGAGAGCGAAGCAAGGCTCGAGCAGGCGATAGTCTTCGCCCGCAGAACCGACCCGATAAAAATTGAGGGTATGGTGCTCCAGCGAATAGGGAACATCTGA
- a CDS encoding M55 family metallopeptidase → MRAFISLDLEGLPYIVSREHLFVKGALYGEARKIATEVVKTAAEALHEKGFDEVIVADSHGPMVNILPEAMPEYVELVRGFPRPTSMVAFARGSDAALFLGYHAKAGTNRATFDHTYSGASIDRLEINGVEVSEFLLNAYLLGSWGIPVILVGGDRRLIETDVREFTPWAVGVPFKESPSRYAAKSPAMTKIKSMIREGVSRAVGRLEGGEARPLTAEEPVRVKVRFLRSDMADAAELLPFINRIDGKTVEFEAKTVEEAYRVFELLTLAAAGVSAVVTR, encoded by the coding sequence ATGCGTGCCTTCATATCCCTTGACCTTGAAGGTCTGCCGTACATAGTCAGCCGGGAGCACCTCTTTGTCAAAGGGGCCCTTTATGGCGAGGCGAGAAAGATTGCCACGGAAGTTGTAAAGACCGCTGCAGAGGCCCTGCACGAAAAGGGGTTTGACGAGGTAATCGTGGCGGATAGCCACGGGCCGATGGTGAACATCCTGCCGGAGGCGATGCCCGAATACGTTGAGCTTGTAAGGGGGTTCCCGAGGCCGACGAGCATGGTGGCCTTTGCCAGGGGGAGCGACGCGGCACTCTTCCTCGGCTACCACGCCAAAGCTGGAACGAATAGAGCGACCTTCGACCATACGTACAGCGGAGCGAGCATAGACAGGCTTGAGATAAACGGGGTCGAAGTAAGCGAGTTTCTGCTCAACGCATATTTGCTTGGGAGCTGGGGTATACCCGTAATCCTCGTAGGGGGAGACAGGAGGCTTATAGAGACAGACGTTAGAGAATTTACCCCCTGGGCCGTTGGGGTGCCCTTCAAGGAGTCACCGTCGCGCTACGCCGCCAAAAGCCCGGCGATGACAAAGATAAAATCCATGATCAGGGAGGGAGTCAGCAGGGCCGTTGGGAGGCTGGAGGGTGGGGAAGCAAGGCCGTTGACTGCTGAGGAGCCCGTCCGTGTAAAGGTGCGCTTTCTGAGGAGTGACATGGCCGATGCAGCCGAGCTCCTGCCGTTCATAAATCGCATAGATGGAAAGACCGTTGAGTTTGAGGCGAAAACTGTAGAAGAGGCATACCGGGTGTTCGAACTGCTGACCCTTGCGGCGGCTGGTGTCAGCGCAGTAGTGACGAGGTAA
- a CDS encoding DUF123 domain-containing protein: MKGSYLLVILLRDDREVKTRGRKFRLKRGYYVYVGSAMNSLEKRVARHFSRKKKLHWHIDFLLSEAELLRAYLIPSDERLEEMLSMEVAKLGQPVVGFGAGDVRVETNLYRFSGEPDELLIGLLKGLGLQWKRVKSREEVIKFGGRK, translated from the coding sequence ATGAAGGGCTCGTACCTCCTCGTGATACTGCTCCGCGATGACAGGGAGGTGAAGACGCGGGGGCGTAAGTTCAGGCTCAAAAGGGGCTACTACGTTTACGTTGGCTCCGCAATGAACTCCCTTGAAAAGCGGGTCGCCCGGCACTTCTCGCGGAAAAAGAAGCTCCACTGGCACATAGACTTCCTCCTCAGCGAGGCAGAGCTCTTAAGAGCATACCTGATCCCAAGCGACGAGAGGCTGGAGGAGATGCTTTCCATGGAAGTGGCAAAGCTCGGCCAGCCAGTTGTGGGCTTTGGGGCGGGGGACGTCAGAGTTGAGACCAACCTCTACCGGTTCAGCGGTGAGCCCGATGAGCTGTTGATCGGGTTGCTTAAGGGGCTCGGGCTGCAATGGAAAAGGGTTAAAAGCCGGGAGGAAGTTATAAAGTTCGGTGGAAGAAAATGA
- the asnS gene encoding asparagine--tRNA ligase yields MIEKVYCADVKPEMEGKRVKLAGWVYRKREVGKKVFIVLRDSSGIIQTIFKKEVGEEAYTRARKVGIESSVIIEGTVKADPRAPTGVEVQADKIEVVQDVEFFPITKDASEEFLLDIRHLHLHSPKVAAVMKVKATMMQAAREWLLQDGWYEVFPPILVTGAVEGGATLFKLKYFDRYAYLSQSAQLYLEAAIFGLEKVWSLTPSFRAEKSRTRRHLTEFWHLELEAAWMDLWDIMKVEEELVSYMVQRTLELRKKEIELYRKDDIKTLKNTVPPFPRISYDEAIDILQSKGVQIEWGEDMGADEERILTQEFEAPFFVYGYPKHIKAFYMKEDPDDPRKVLAADMLAPEGYGEIIGGSQREDDYSKLVQRILDEGMKPEDYEWYLDLRKYGSVPHSGFGLGLERLVAWVLKLDHVRWATLFPRTPSRLYP; encoded by the coding sequence ATGATTGAAAAGGTTTATTGCGCTGACGTTAAGCCCGAGATGGAAGGCAAGCGTGTTAAGCTGGCAGGTTGGGTTTACAGAAAGAGGGAAGTTGGAAAAAAGGTCTTCATAGTCCTCCGCGACTCGAGCGGGATAATCCAGACGATATTCAAGAAAGAAGTGGGTGAGGAGGCCTACACCAGGGCCAGGAAGGTTGGCATAGAGTCGAGCGTCATCATTGAGGGCACCGTGAAGGCAGACCCCCGCGCGCCTACCGGGGTCGAGGTTCAGGCAGACAAGATAGAGGTCGTCCAGGACGTTGAGTTCTTCCCCATAACAAAGGACGCGAGCGAGGAGTTCCTGCTCGATATCAGGCACCTGCATCTCCACTCGCCGAAGGTTGCCGCGGTAATGAAGGTAAAAGCGACAATGATGCAGGCGGCGAGAGAGTGGCTCCTCCAGGACGGCTGGTACGAGGTCTTCCCGCCGATACTCGTCACTGGAGCTGTTGAGGGCGGCGCAACGCTCTTCAAGCTCAAGTACTTCGACAGGTATGCGTACCTGAGCCAGTCCGCCCAGCTCTACCTTGAGGCGGCGATATTCGGCCTCGAAAAGGTCTGGAGCCTCACGCCCAGCTTCAGAGCAGAGAAGAGCAGGACGAGAAGGCACCTCACCGAGTTCTGGCACCTGGAGCTTGAGGCCGCCTGGATGGACCTCTGGGACATCATGAAGGTCGAGGAGGAGCTCGTCAGCTACATGGTGCAGAGGACGCTTGAGCTCAGGAAGAAGGAGATAGAGCTCTACAGAAAGGACGACATCAAGACCCTCAAGAACACGGTCCCGCCGTTCCCGAGGATAAGCTACGACGAGGCGATAGACATACTCCAGAGCAAGGGCGTTCAGATAGAGTGGGGCGAGGACATGGGCGCCGACGAGGAGCGCATTCTGACCCAGGAGTTCGAGGCCCCGTTCTTCGTCTACGGCTATCCGAAGCACATCAAAGCATTCTACATGAAGGAGGATCCAGACGATCCGAGAAAGGTTCTCGCGGCAGATATGCTCGCTCCAGAGGGGTACGGTGAGATAATCGGCGGCTCCCAGCGTGAAGATGACTACAGCAAGCTCGTGCAGAGGATTCTGGACGAGGGCATGAAGCCGGAGGACTACGAGTGGTACCTAGACCTCAGGAAGTACGGTTCAGTTCCGCACAGCGGCTTCGGCCTCGGCCTTGAGAGGCTCGTCGCCTGGGTTCTCAAACTCGACCACGTCCGCTGGGCCACGCTCTTCCCGAGGACACCGAGCAGGCTGTATCCCTGA
- a CDS encoding DUF2095 family protein produces the protein MEEKKKKRPIDEFAWQEYDREEFEEMFPALARELDGEGIPIDAYRTDEGRALVEEDEVRDFSGYNPTVIDFLRRCETDDEALEIINWLEEHGEITHEMAKELRITLVKKGVRAFGPKKEWGWYERHRKRE, from the coding sequence ATGGAGGAGAAGAAAAAGAAGCGCCCCATAGACGAGTTTGCCTGGCAGGAGTACGACCGGGAGGAGTTTGAGGAGATGTTCCCGGCCCTAGCGAGGGAGCTTGATGGGGAGGGAATCCCAATAGATGCTTACAGGACGGATGAAGGTAGAGCACTCGTGGAAGAGGACGAGGTGAGGGACTTCTCGGGTTACAACCCCACAGTCATAGACTTCCTCAGAAGGTGTGAGACAGATGATGAGGCCCTTGAGATAATCAACTGGCTGGAGGAGCACGGTGAGATAACCCACGAGATGGCCAAAGAGCTCCGCATAACCCTCGTCAAAAAGGGTGTGAGGGCCTTCGGCCCAAAGAAAGAGTGGGGATGGTATGAGAGGCACAGAAAAAGGGAATAA